A DNA window from Ahaetulla prasina isolate Xishuangbanna chromosome 7, ASM2864084v1, whole genome shotgun sequence contains the following coding sequences:
- the LOC131201618 gene encoding histone H1.0, translated as MTENSTTAPAAKPKRAKAVKKSTDHPKYSDMIVAAIQAEKSRAGSSRQSIQKYIKSHYKVGENADSQIKLSIKRLVTTGVLKQTKGVGASGSFRLAKGDEPKKAPVKKAKKEVKKATTPKKAAKPKKAAAKSPAKKPKPAAKKAKKKPAPAPKKAKKPKTVKAKPVKASKPKKAKASKPKAKSSAKKSTKKK; from the coding sequence ATGACTGAAAACTCTACCACGGCACCTGCTGCCAAACCCAAGCGAGCCAAGGCAGTCAAGAAGTCCACGGACCACCCCAAGTACTCTGATATGATTGTGGCCGCCATCCAGGCTGAAAAGAGCCGGGCTGGTTCTTCACGCCAATCTATCCAGAAATACATCAAGAGCCACTACAAGGTAGGGGAGAATGCCGATTCCCAAATCAAACTGTCCATCAAGCGGTTGGTCACAACAGGTGTCCTAAAGCAGACCAAGGGTGTCGGGGCTTCAGGTTCCTTCCGCCTGGCCAAGGGTGATGAACCCAAGAAGGCTCCAGTCAAGAAGGCCAAAAAGGAAGTCAAGAAGGCTACAACACCCAAGAAAGCCGCTAAACCCAAGAAAGCTGCTGCCAAGTCACCGGCCAAAAAGCCTAAGCCTGCAGCAAAGAAAGCCAAAAAGAAGCCAGCACCTGCTCCAAAGAAAGCCAAGAAGCCAAAGACTGTCAAGGCCAAGCCGGTGAAGGCCTCCAAGCCTAAAAAAGCAAAAGCCTCCAAACCCAAAGCAAAGTCCAGTGCAAAGAAGTCAACCAAGAAAAAGTGA
- the GCAT gene encoding 2-amino-3-ketobutyrate coenzyme A ligase, mitochondrial has product MWCSQFLRAPFVLGQRSPSRAQSAVAQLKRLLEGELEGIRGAGTWKNERVITSKQGPHINVEGSRGDILNFCANNYLGLSSHPEVIRAGHDALEKYGAGLSSVRFICGTQNIHKDLEEKIARFHQREDAILYISCFDANAGIFEALLTPEDAILSDELNHASIIDGIRLCKANKYRYKHMDMQDLEVKLQEAQKCRLRMVATDGAFSMDGDIAPLKEICSLAQKYNAFVFVDECHATGFLGPNGRGTDELLGVMDQVTIINSTLGKALGGAAGGYTTGPKALVDILRQRSRPYLFSNSLPPAVVGCASKALDLLMESNAIAQSMAAKTSQFRSKMAAAGFTISGNNHPICPVMLGDARLASVMADDILKRGIYVIGFSYPVVPKGKARIRVQISAVHSEEDIDRCVEAFIEVGRKHGALP; this is encoded by the exons ATGTGGTGCAGCCAGTTCTTACGGGCCCCATTTGTCCTGGGACAACGCAGCCCTTCGCGGGCGCAGTCTGCTGTGGCCCAGCTCAAGCGCCTGCTGGAGGGTGAGCTGGAGGGTATCCGAGGGGCCGGAACCTGGAAGAACGAGAGGGTGATAACATCAAAGCAAGGCCCGCATATTAATGTGGAAGGCAGCCGAGGAG ATATCCTGAATTTCTGTGCCAACAATTACCTTGGACTTTCTAGTCATCCAGAAGTCATCCGTGCTGGACATGATGCCCTGGAGAAGTACGGAGCTGGCCTCAGTTCTGTCCGCTTCATCTGTGGAACACAA AATATACATAAGGATCTGGAGGAGAAGATTGCTCGTTTCCATCAAAGAGAAGATGCCATTCTCTACATCAGCTGCTTTGATGCCAATGCTGGGATCTTTGAG GCACTTCTGACGCCTGAAGATGCAATACTGTCCGATGAACTGAACCATGCCTCCATAATTGATGGAATCCGTCTTTGTAAAGCCAATAAGTATCGTTACAAACATATGGATATGCAAGATCTGGAAGTCAAACTGCAGGAGGCACAG AAATGTCGTCTGCGGATGGTGGCTACAGATGGTGCTTTTTCCATGGATGGAGATATTGCTCCTTTAAAGGAAATATGTAGCCTCGCTCAGAAATACAACGCCTTTGTTTTTGTCGATGAATGTCATGCCACTGGATTTCTTGGGCCTAATGGCAG GGGCACCGATGAGCTTTTGGGAGTGATGGATCAAGTAACTATAATCAACTCAACACTTGGAAAAGCGCTTGGGGGAGCAGCAG GTGGCTATACAACTGGTCCTAAAGCACTGGTGGATATTCTGCGACAACGTTCTCGCCCCTACCTCTTTTCCAACAGCTTGCCTCCTGCTGTTGTGGGCTGTGCCTCCAAAGCTCTGGACCTGCTCATGGAGAGCAATGCCATTGCGCAATCCATGGCTGCCAAGACTTCACA GTTCCGAAGTAAGATGGCAGCAGCTGGATTTACAATTTCAGGCAATAATCATCCTATTTGCCCTGTAATGTTGGGTGATGCCCGGTTAGCTTCAGTGATGGCTGATGATATACTAAAAAGAG GCATTTACGTCATCGGCTTCAGCTATCCTGTAGTGCCCAAAGGTAAAGCCCGTATCCGAGTTCAGATCTCAGCTGTTCACAGCGAAGAGGATATTGATCGATGTGTGGAGGCCTTTATTGAAGTGGGGCGTAAACATGGAGCCTTGCCTTAA